From the genome of Podarcis muralis chromosome 3, rPodMur119.hap1.1, whole genome shotgun sequence:
TTCTCTATTCTGTGGAAGGGCAAAAATATTTCCACTTTGACTTGATGTTTTCAACTgcaacacacacaacaaacacaaaaatctgtgcaggttttaaaaaataatgtgtaGGTAAATTGCAAAGTTGGTTCACCAAACTAAACAGCTAGAAACCTTTGGAAGTTGTTATTAGCAGCTATTTATATCATGCTTTGTATGATGAACTGTGAACTGGTAGTTTAATTGTACACATTGTATGTCAGTTTCAGACATTTCCTCTTTTACCTCTCCTCTGTGTGTTGGCCTATGACTGCAAGCAGTAAACATTTGATCACATTCATTCATCATAAGAGTGGCTCTGTTGTGCATTCATTagaattgttatttttttgttgttggaatggagaggagagggagagagagaagaaaacatgCAGATTAAAGAAATGTAATAGTCTAAACTCAGTTCATATTAGGAAAAAGTGTCAGAGCCCTTGCCTCTGATAAATTATGTACTGTATGCTCACTGGGAAGATTTAATGATCTCCCTCTTCCTTAGTATATCTGTATTATAGAGAAAGCATAACATAGCTCTAAGGAGCATGGTGGCCTTccccaccaaaaaagaaaaaagacacaaaATATCAGAAGGTAATGGTAAGCAGGAATTTAATCTAAAATAAACCAGCAGCTAAAACATGTTATGGAAGATTTAAACAAAGGAACCAGATGTACTAAAGTTTTCCTCATTTGATTTTTCAACAGTCAGGCTGGGGAGAACTGAAATGCCAAAATATTTTGAGAAAATATTGATCTCAATCATGCTGTTGCTGTTTCTTAGAAGGGAAAAAAACAAATACTTGTTCTTTCCATTGGTACTCTTTTATCAGAAATAAACTTTGGGGAATTATCAACCAAATTCTACTTGTCATGTGCAAAGTTCAAAGGAAGTTCAAAACCTAagatgttttaaagcagggtACGAAGGCCACTCTctactagatttttttttaaagtacttgtTGATCCATAAACTGTTCCAACATGAATGCCGTGGCTATCAAAGCAACAGGAGGTTCGATGAATATGAATATTCTATGAATAATCTCTGCATTCTGCCAGGACTGTCAAAGGCACAATATATTGATGTTGCCCCATGCTTTGGGGTGACTTTCTCTTCTTCACAGATGGTATCTTTTGCAGACACTGTTTGCAGATGTGTAGTTGGACATTGTGCAGTTTCATGTTGACCTTTTGTTCCACTCAAAGGAATGACTAGCTAATTGGCTGtgttttagtttagagaagaAATTGTGCTTGCTTGCATACTCCACCTTCTCTTTACTTTGTTATTTAAACAGTGGCAGAGCTGCTGTAGTTTTGAAAGGGCCTTCAGCAAAGTCCTATCCAGTGGGTCCCAGTCTGTATTGTTACACCTCTGGCCAGGACTTACCTTGCAGTGACAACAGTGAGTGACCCTTTTAAGTCCCGCAATAACCCTAGTGTACCATTGCTCTGAGGCATAGTAGGAAATTAAGAAGGCTGTGAGCCACTGCTAAGGAAGCCTGTAGCTGAGTGAAAACGCATCCAGACTAATGGACCCTGCCAGGTGGCTGGGATCCAAGAAACTGCCCAAAAGTGCCAGGTGCTGTCAATGAAGCTGAACGGATACCTCTTAAGCTTTATTTCCAGAAGAACCTATTCAATCAAGTGCATGGGTGAGGTCCCCTATGCTAATCCCTCTTAAGATATCTATGGATTAAGAGCCCTCCATATCTTGTTCCACAATGGAcagatcttttaaaaaagtattcttagattttaaaaaaaaaataaaatcactatATAAGAAATCCTTGTCTTTAGAATtttattttcacacacaccccctttTCTCCTTCCACTTCTCATAACAGAACATGACCAAGGCAAAGATTGCAGTCATTGGTGCAGGGCTCATTGGCCTCTCTACTGCTGTTTGCATTTCGGAATCTGTCTCAGACTGCAGCGTGACTGTCATTGCTGACAGGTTTACCCCCAATACAACAAGTGATGTAGCTGCTGGGATGCTCATTCCTCATATATACCCAGGTGAGTGGAATTTCCTTCCTAAGATGCAAAATGTAAATAGGCATAGATTTTtgctttatgtatttatttgttttccgCCCTTCTCCCTaatgtcccagggtgggttacaacattaaaacacaatattaaaaatggTTTTAAGCAACTCACAACAATAAACATAAGGTGGGTTCTAAACATATAcgcctcaagtgtcaaaagcaaaggtaaagaggtgcatcttcagcatcctCCAGATGATTTTCTGTATTTACTATCAGCTCCCAAAACAGGCTTCAGAGAGGGGTAACTGTCGTTTTCAGGGCTGATTCCATGACAAGTGGATCAGTGCACCACGAGCAACAAAACACTGAAGTGGTTGCTGTGAAATGAGTGCTGCTGTTGCCAAATTGAGGTGCATGTACAGTTGATTCATaatttacacacatttaacttgtgcaaatccagctttatgtgcttggccaAAAAGGATTCCTCCCACCATTGCACTCACCTTGGGAGCATTTTCAGAGATGCAGGGAGTGTGTTTTATTCACGATTTTGGCTttatccctggaacataacctcCACATATGTTTAGCATCAActgtacatctctctctctctctttttttacagtaGTTCTATAAGGGGGAAAAAGTAGCAAATCTAAAATATTACGCATTGCACTTGCACCCAATCAATAAGCTACTAACATTCTTTGTAATATTGCCAGGCTAGGGTCCTTCCAAAACTCCATCCAAAGAGCCTTGTACACCGTGCCTATTATAGTACCCCTATTGCTGCATGCAAGACTTTCCCCTGTTCTGGACTCTGTATGTACACTTTGCTTCCAGGCAGAAATATTTGCATTGTTTATTTGGCCATGTTACATACATCATAGAAGCTGGAAAATATATCCGTTCATCTACGTATGAAGGTAGTCAGTATTTtacaggaagcagcagcaatcaCTTTGCAAGACTAGATTACAAATCAAGCTACCGTCAAGCTTCATTGTATTCTAGATGTTTCGCTCAGTATGGAGAATAGAGATATGAAACTATAAATTTAAAACATCATTTAAATTGTGTTCTCTTCTTCTGTGCAGACACACCGGTTCATCAACAGAAGCAGTGGTTTAAGGAGACCTTTGACTACCTGTCAATAATCTGTAATTCCTCAGAAGCTTCAGAGGCTGGGATTCATTTGGTCTCTGGGTAAATAAGGAAGGCTGTACTATGCTTACTAAAAGCAGAGGGACAGGCAAGCCTGTTGGCCAAGCAGAGTCCAAGGCACATAAAGCAGTGAAGGTCTGGACAGTGCCTGTGTGACTGTCTGGGTAGGAACCCAATGTACACTGACTTGAggaagaaaggtgggctataaatacaataaacacttaaaaatgcatgcattgtaATTGTAATTTGTGGCCACGTTTTAGAAGGGGAGAGAGACAAAACCAATATGCGCTCATGAATGACTAGTATTACTGAATACTGTGTCcggttctgggtgccacaatttaagatggaCATTTACAAGCTGGAACACGTGCAGAGGAGGgcatgatcaagggtctggaaaccaagccttatgaggaacagttgaaggagctgggtatgtttagcttgaaaaagaggagactgagaggagatatgatagctacaccttcaaatatctaaaaggctgtcacatggagcaagttggttttctcctgctctggagggtaagtaggacctggcttcaagttacaagaaaggaaattctgaccaaacatcaggaagaactttctcacagtaagagctgtttaacagcgGAACAAACTCTAGGGAggcggtagactctccttcattggagatttttaacagaggttggatggccatctgtcatggatgctttacttgagattcctgcattgcaggggttgagttagatgactcttgaggtcccttctaactctttgattctatgatgatgatgattatttaaatttctataccacccttcatccggtggtttgcaatataaaaacatgaaaatacataccataataacaaacaaaaacaatgcaaTTCTATGAAAATAACATCCTAAATGGAACCCTTGGGATATGCTGTTCCAAGTGTGGTATCTGTTTCCCCCCACTGTCTCATAAGCACATGTTTTGGTATCATATGAATGAATGGTAGAAATTTATTTGGGACTGGTCTCCCAATGGCTATTCATTATGGTGGCTGTTTAACAGCTTCGTATTAAAAGCAGGAGAGCAACAGTAGGAGAGGACTGTTGCCACTAAGCCCAGCTTGTGGACTTTACAAAGGCCCTAGTTTGGTTATGGGGGGAAATACATCTTAGGAACAGGTGTAGCAGGAGCATGgaactacccccccccaaaaaaaaaacaaccccaaccaCAATTATATGAAATAATTTTGTTCTTAGATAATGATTTTCCAATAAATGTAACAGAACAGAATGGCTATGTGTTTTACGTTCCTCCTCCCCTTTCATGTCTATGAGCTGGCAGATCTTTAAAACCATTCCTGAAGAGAAGCCTCCATTCTGGTCTGATGTGGTTCTGGGGTTTCGCTCGATGACTGAACAGGAAATGAAGAAATTTCCGCAGCACAAATGTGGCCAGGCCTTTACTACACTGAAGTGTGACTGCCCACCCTATTTGCTTTGGCTGGAGAAAAGGTATGAGTGTTTGGATGGACACATTGCTATAACAAATGAAAGAACCATCTTATTGGATAAGACCAAGAGCCTTCTATCCGAGCATCCTGCCTCCACCAGCAGCCAGACAGATGCCTCTGCATGCTCACAAGCAGAATGTGATGGCCCTTtgtctggtcagggatgatggggattgtaggaCCACAGCTTCCCTGTCCCAGCTTTCAACACACTGCCATTTTCTTATTGTGGTGATGTGATGCAAAGTGAAACAAAGACCAAATGTTAAGAAAGTGCTCCCTGGTTGTAATGCAATGGCACTTCTATTCTTACACCATGTTACAACATGGGCTGGCAGTTCTTGCTTCAAAGCGATCACACGCTGAGTGCTCTTTATTCTTCCAGTGTGCTGTTCTGACATATGAGCAACCTCACGGGGAACTCATGCCTTGtcatgtttcattttttaaacagtCCTGAAATTGGTGCCGACGCTCAACTAAATTGCAGAATCCATTTAGTATCTGTCAGGCAGGCCTGTGGGCAAAGGCCTCTGCTGCCCCTCATTTCTGTCTTACACTCTTGTAATTTCCCAAAGGAGCTGCCTGATCCTCAGAGCGAGTCATTGGCACAAAACTCACTCAAATAAATGCTGTTTTGCTGATAGGCCCGTTTGAAGGATGGTGTCCAAGTAGCTGAAACAAATGATTAAGATTTCTTCCACTGAGTGGGTCAGAAGGAAGTGTCTATTAGATGTGTAATTTATTGTGTACCCTCAAGTGCCCTGAGCACTATTTATGGTGCTGTTCATCAAAAGATACAAAAAGAGAATCAATCATAAGCACTTGGCTGGAGCCCACGAGCCACTTCTGTAGGCAAGAAGAGCTTTGATTGGGGCACGTCGGCTACTTTTCGACTGTCACAACAAACTTCAGAAACATTAAATTGGGAGTGACCTCAAAGCCACTTCCAATTCAGGAGATGCAGCTGCAGCATAAATGATGAGCAGCCTCTTCTTCAGACCAAAGGAAttaagagtctaccaccttctgatgCATTCAGTTCCATGGCAGCATAATTTTCAGCTGCATAAACATTGCAATAGCTTAacaaaaaaaactaaaataaaaaaaacctgggaaaacaaaaacatctttgcctcccagtaaaatgattGCCACTGAGAGGGGGCACGTCCCATGAACAACTGATTTGTTGAAGGCACAAGAGGgtcatggttttttaaaaaagaattgtgcCCACCTGTGAGGATGCATTGGTGCGGCACAGACAAGTGAGATTTCAGCATAAACCAAGGGCCAACTTAATGTCCATCAGCTCTTGTATCCTGCTTTAGCCTGACACTGGGATGCATTATTTTCAGGTAGAGGTAGATGGGAAATGTGCTTTTGCTTTTTCAAGGATGGGCACAATGAGCAGTTTCCTGTAATTTTGATCTATGTGGGTTTCTGTGTCCTTTTATTACCAGACTAGCACATGTGTTTGCAACTGAACAGATGTTTTGTAAGAGCACAAAACACCCCTGGGAAATGCAGCCTCCCTCAAAGCTCTGTTCTCTAACTTTGTTCAGTGcatttttgatgatgatgatgatgatgatgatgatgatgatgatttatagtGTTTATAACCCGCACTTCAACCGGCAGGTTCACAGGCGGTGCACAATGTTATATTGATACTTTAATgtcaaacaaaaccaataacgaTAATAAAATCAACCAATCCATCTGCTGAAGATCAATTCATTAGCTCCAAAGACCTGAAGAAAAAAAGTACACATCTTTATGTGATGGCGGGAGGCTGgtgttggggggtgggaagctTTTATCTTCCATGGGGGAGAGTTCCACAGTTGCAGAGTCACAAGAGAGAAGGTCTTGTTCTGTGCCATCATAACCATGAACCACCACTGTCAATAGAGCTGCAGGCAGGGCCTTTCATATAAATCTTAAGGCCTGGGCTGGCAGATGGTGAGAGAGGAGAGCTCCTTCAAATTCCTGAGTCTCAATCTGTATAGGTCTTTACACACCACCTCCACCTCAAATTGGGCAAACAGAGAGCAAACAGGCAGGCAGTGCAGCTCAGCCTCTTATGTAATACAGACTCGGAATTAAAACACAGAGGAGTGAGAATCATCAGTAGGATTGTGCAGGCAAGCTTCTGCTTTAAGTAGCAGAAGCTTCCACagtgggttaaaaaaaacaaaaaaacttctgTTTTTCTGAACAGCAATCTCCAGCACCAAATCACGAACAGCTCTGAAAGTCTCCTCAGTTCCATAATTGACATGTGGATTGGTGGGCAACTGTGCAAGAAACAGAAGTCTAAAGTTCTTGTGGGTGCACAAAACTAATTGCATGATACTTTGGATCTTGACTCAGCACTTTTCCTGATCCCTGGAAAAACTGCTCTTTGGTGGAGAAAAACTGCTCTTTGCTGGAGAATGAAGGAGACCACCTAACCTGTGATTAGTTGTACATTTCCCACTTGTTCAGTCCTTTGTTATTCTTTCCAAATTGCATATTTTTCCTGCTTAGATCGTAGAGACATTGGGActtaccaaaacacacacacagccacacttTTTGATTTTTGTTCCACTAACTTTACATaaatgaagaagtgtgtatctgaagaagtgtgcatgcacacgaaagcttataccaagaacaaacttagttggtctctaagatgctactggacaattttttaaatttttttttatgtatttcaactgcgtcagaccaaaacagctacctacctgaatctttacATTAATGAGATATTCTACAATTTGAATAGATACTTTATCTCTTGACTAAACTGGTGGCTATGAACTGATAGCTGAAGGAGATAGGATATACTCAGCATTATTTCTATAAATGCATGCTTTAATTTTAATTGTTAATTGATTTTagtatttatactccacccagtcactctgggcggctcccaacagaacactaaaacagaataaaacttcaaacattaaaaatttccctaaacaaatGGATCCCATTTGACTTGTGTACACTTCTATTCCATAAGGTTTTTCAATCTCTTCACTGGTTTTTTCCTcaacagtttcttttttaaaaaagtaggatGAGATTATCTGGATTGCATATTGGGAcctttctgtttttttctttccatctttctattTCACACTAGTCAAAGACCATCTAAATTATCTTATATCCTTGGCCTGCGTAACAGTCAGGCAAAACATTCACACTGATAGGTAATGATTTCAcctcttgattttttttctttgcaggcTGAAAAGAAATGGGGGCCAGGTACATGCTAGAAAAATCAAAGACCTGTGGGACCTGCGGAGTGACTATGACATCATAGTGAATTGCTCTGGCATTGGCTCCAGGAAGCTCGTGGGTGACCTCGAGATACACCCCGTCAGAGGTCAGGTTCTCAAGGTCAAGGCCCCTTGGGTAACACATTTCATTCGGGACGGCGATGGATTAACCTACATCTACCCAGGGATGCACAACATAACGTTAGGTGGGACACGGCAAAAAGGCAACTGGAAGCTGTCTCCAGATCCCAGTACCAGCAAAGACATATTTGGCCGATGTTGTGCTCTTGAGCCATCCCTTCAGGCAGCTCAGGATATAAAGGTGAGGGTGGGCCTGAGGCCATCCAGGTCAGCCGTGAGAGTCCAGAAAGAGATACTGGTTCGAGGCAGTGGAAAGCTTCTGGTGGTGCACAATTACGGACATGGGGGCGGTGGATTTTCCGTGCACCAGGGTACAGCTAAAGAAGCAACCCAGCTGGTTAAAGAGTGCATTGCAGCCCTTGAAATGTCAAGGCATAAGGCAAAACTTTAGGTGAACGTTCATattctcatttctctctctcagtaATTATTGGGTTGATTTACAGAGGCATCTCTCTCTTGGGTTGATTTACAGAGGCATCTCTCTCTTGACAGCTGAGCACTTGATGGCCAGCAGGGGAATGTGAGAACTGGCTGAAAGGTGATGGGAGGAGAGGTTCTGTCTGCAGTGTTTAATCTGTAATGCAGTTGAATACAAAATATTGAGTCCCCAACCCTTGCAAAATTTTCTGTTGTGCAGCTCCATTtcaccagcagagggcagcatTGGATCAGTCACTTATTTGAGCCCTATTTAAGGTGCTTGGGAATGGGGGATGCTCCGCATGGTATCTCTGTCTTTAAAAACCAGGGATGGCTTGGATGGTTCAGAAGCTACAGCACTGTGGCATTCCAAGAGTCTCCTACAAGGCCCTCAGTTGGTCCAGGCCAGACTTCCCCCAATATTTCCCAGAGCAACCTGCTGTCACCACCTACTCCTTTACATAGAGGAATCAGATTTTCCCTTTATTGGCTGCAATTCAAAATCAGTATGTGGAGTGAGATCTGCTAACTTGGAATCCCCCAGACCAGAATACATTCATAAATTTAAAATTGGTATATAATTTTGGATGGAGCGCCATCCAAGCAAGTGGACTTTTAATATAGAATAACAAAGAATTATGCTGTCATAACCTGGCATGTTTGTCTCTTCTCTTCAGCAGCTCTAACACCACTCTGACTCAGCTCACTGCTCTCCCTAACACTCTGCTAATTCCTCGTCTGCGTCATTCTCCACTCTCCAATGATCTCTATCAATTGACTCCGCCTGTCACACACTCTGACTCCACCCAGCACCCCATACCAGTCCCCTGCTGCCAATCATTCTTCCGCTCATTCTTCTGTTCTGAACATCATCTTAATAAAGGATTTCCTCTGCAGAAGCCAATATACTGGTAAGAAGCACAGGGAGCAAGCCCCAGGGGGGTTATTCAGCACATACTTCGCTGAAATGAAGACCAgcctcccatttatttcagtggggcttgtggatttatttatttttttaaaaaaagggcaagGGGCAGACTTTGCCAATGTGATGGGTTGACTAACCGTCTCCTATTTTGAATGGAAAAAATTCTGCAGCTGTTTCTTTTTAGTGCATGTCTTTGTTCATGGTGGAAGCTTTCCCAATGAtggctatttatttatgaaatttatatCCTGCACCTTCCTCCCAAGAAGCCCTGGGTGGCTATGCAAAAGCCTTCCTTTGTGAACACACGAGCGGCATCTGCTATCCTCGAGCAAGTGCTGTGTGTGGCCACAGTGCCAAAACATCATCCTTCAAACTATAGAGCAGAGCCATATATCATAAGCTGCAGACCGTGAAGCTGCAGGCAGTTGTAGATTACAGTTGCCGTTATCTTTTATGTTACTAGCTTGTTGCACGATGCTGCCAAATTCCTGGGCTTTAATAGTCAGACCATTACGCTGCCTGTAACTCTTTACAAGTAGCTCTGAGCAAAACTGCTCACCTTTCCTGAATACAGAACAGCGCATTCCTCGCTATAGTCACCCCAGCAAcattttcagatgttgctggtgcTGAGTAGCATTGCAGGCAGCCCAAGCGTTTGAAGTACAGCTTCAAGACAACGGGATGTAAGAAAGCAGCCTCAGCTAGCCCTGTGTCGGTTCATTTCATCCACGATACCTGCCAACTTGGAATCCCACTTGCTGCAGCGCTAGAGATGGGAAGACTGCagcttctctctcacttcctcctCAGTCATTCCTCAGCAATCCAGTTCCAGGCTCTGAGTTGCAacctggcgtgtgtgtgtgtgtgtgtgtgtgtgtgtgtgtgcacacacacacacacacacacacacatttcgcTCTGGGGTATCCAACTgtccaggtgttttgaactatGATTTCCATAATCTCCAGCTGAGATTATAGGAGTTGTAAACATCTGAGGCCTCTGTGCTGGCTGTCCCCAATTTAGCTTCTTATGAGAAGCTTTCACTTTTTCCTTCTGCTTCcaaattgtaaaggtaaagggacccctgacagttaagtccagtcgcgaacgaatctggggtgtggcactcatctcactctactgGCTGcagaagctggtgtttgtccgctccacagacagtttttctgggtcatgtggccagcatgactaagccgcttctggcacaacggaacatgacaccagtgcacagaaatgctgtttacctttccaccggagtggtacctattaatctacttgcactttttggggggtgtgctttcgaactgcccagttggcaggagctgggaccgagcaatgggagctcaccctgttgcggggatttgaaccgctgactttctgatcggcaagcccaaggctcagtggtttagaccacagcgccacccacatccctcttcCCAAACTGTAGGTTTCCTTTATAAATCATTTATAAATCTTACACATCTAAGAAAATTATCAAGTCCTAAAGATTTCAGGGAAGGGTAAGGTCACCCCCAGAAAGTATTTTGTGGGAGTGATTCAAGCTCATACCAGGGAATTGGAACAAATGCTCCATAATCCACCGTCTGCACAAGGATTgtgaaagcaaatcaggatgaatcgcTCAATAAATTGGCTGTCTGGAGGAGCCTATAAGCATTGCTGTGGAAACCAACTGGGATTTCAAAGTGCTTCTCTTTGGGATATATATCACATGTATTATTTGAGTTCCTGGCTTCTGTCGCTGTCATTTGGTTATCTTCTGTATGTTTCCAGGGAGAAGAATATTGTTCCATGTTTCCAGTTCAATTttgccttcagatctctttcaGAGAGATGAAAGGGGGAGCATTTGGGAAATCAGCAGGAATGCAATATGCTCACCTGAATGCAAGAGCAAATGCTGTTCCTCAGAGAATAGGCTCTGCTAAAAAAGACAATTTCTATATTAAGTCACATTTTCATCTCACCCTTCTTCCAAGCTAGaaatgggaaacctctggccctccaggtgttgttggacaccaactcccatcaccccagccagcacaggtagttgtcagggctgatgggagttgtagtccagcaacatctggagggtatcacATCAGGGTCCATATTCTTGCTGTCAGCCAATCAGGCTGCAGTTCTATGCACATGTAtcagtaaggcccactgaactcaggtTCACTTATGAGCAGACATGCCTAAAATCACACTGCTTGACTCTCACAAATCAGAGACCAATTGTTTCAGAGCATATGAACTAACAACACTTTAGGAGACACCTTGATAGCCCCAACTCTTGGAAAGTCTTTCTTTGCACCACTGAATATTGATATTCTTAGAGCACAATCAAGGAAGTTGATCGGTTGGTGTTCAGGGACAGAGAAGAGATTCCAGTTTAACTTCATTAAAATTTCATGTGAGATGAGAGCTAACACTTTGAATTAGTAGTCTCTGGTTTAGCAGATGGGGTTCCGCCTCCAGGGGGCAAAATTGGCAAGGCTTGTTAGGCACACCGTAAGATTCATTTAGGAAGGGAATAGAGACAAGCTTTTCTTGCATCCCACAAAAGGAAGAGAACATATTCAATGTGGATTTCGGCTCTCAGCTTTGCATTTTTTGCCAAACAACAGGAGAGGCAAGCTCGGATTGTAAGGTTAATTTAAGCAGTACTTTTTGTAGATTAGGCCAGAAGTTTCCAACCTTTTTGgatccatggctcccttgacattctttctgcggcacccctgtggggctcaggagcccagttatgtcaccccttgctcacagagccagcagcccctcaccccttttcaaacactggttgaaaaccactggattACGCAGCTGAATCCCTCTGTCCACCATGTTTTGGAAAAAGTCTCTTAGTAATCATGGATTGCAGGGCTGAAACAGAGTTGTAAGGTCAAAAGGAAAGGAATTTACAAAGCTTTCTCTAACTTAATTTACTTTTCAAATGAAAAGCAGTAAGAAATATGAGAGAAGAGGCTTTCTTACTATGAAGGAAACACATTATTTGTTATTCCTTCAGATACCAACCTGTTTTCCTCCAGGGTGATGCTATAGCATCATCTGCAACCATTCTGTGTCCTCCAACACAGATTATTTAGATCCattccaatctgggttcaggCCTGGCCACAGAACTGAGTCAACCTTGGTTgccctgatggatgacctttTCAGACAGCAGGGAGTGCaaccttgctcctcctcctcagtctctcgtcggcatttgataccatcgccCATGGTATCCTCCTAGCCTGGCTCCAGGGTTTGGGAATTGGGGACACTGTATTACAGTGGTTCCAACCCTACATTCAGGACCAAGTCCAGAGTACAGCATTGGGAGAGTTCCTTTCAGCCCCCTGGTCGCTACATTTACCTTATCTCTAGTGCTATTTAATA
Proteins encoded in this window:
- the DDO gene encoding D-aspartate oxidase isoform X1, with the protein product MVASVAWKPLVGSATLSERVRILLKGKNMTKAKIAVIGAGLIGLSTAVCISESVSDCSVTVIADRFTPNTTSDVAAGMLIPHIYPDTPVHQQKQWFKETFDYLSIICNSSEASEAGIHLVSGWQIFKTIPEEKPPFWSDVVLGFRSMTEQEMKKFPQHKCGQAFTTLKCDCPPYLLWLEKRLKRNGGQVHARKIKDLWDLRSDYDIIVNCSGIGSRKLVGDLEIHPVRGQVLKVKAPWVTHFIRDGDGLTYIYPGMHNITLGGTRQKGNWKLSPDPSTSKDIFGRCCALEPSLQAAQDIKVRVGLRPSRSAVRVQKEILVRGSGKLLVVHNYGHGGGGFSVHQGTAKEATQLVKECIAALEMSRHKAKL
- the DDO gene encoding D-aspartate oxidase isoform X2 yields the protein MTKAKIAVIGAGLIGLSTAVCISESVSDCSVTVIADRFTPNTTSDVAAGMLIPHIYPDTPVHQQKQWFKETFDYLSIICNSSEASEAGIHLVSGWQIFKTIPEEKPPFWSDVVLGFRSMTEQEMKKFPQHKCGQAFTTLKCDCPPYLLWLEKRLKRNGGQVHARKIKDLWDLRSDYDIIVNCSGIGSRKLVGDLEIHPVRGQVLKVKAPWVTHFIRDGDGLTYIYPGMHNITLGGTRQKGNWKLSPDPSTSKDIFGRCCALEPSLQAAQDIKVRVGLRPSRSAVRVQKEILVRGSGKLLVVHNYGHGGGGFSVHQGTAKEATQLVKECIAALEMSRHKAKL